A DNA window from Aminiphilus circumscriptus DSM 16581 contains the following coding sequences:
- a CDS encoding NADH-quinone oxidoreductase subunit B family protein, with amino-acid sequence MKPEKHLEVLPKSIWVFHCNSGSCNGCDIEIVATISPRYDIERFGMKLVGTPRHADALLVTGPVTKYMTDRLRRIYAQIPDPKVVIVVGNCGCSGDVFYKSYNLDGPVDNIIPVDVYVNGCPPRPEAIIEGVAKAVLKLEKIRETLTVPKETPVVSAEPEEEYIHDA; translated from the coding sequence ATGAAACCTGAAAAACATCTCGAAGTGTTGCCAAAGTCAATCTGGGTTTTTCACTGCAACAGCGGCTCCTGTAATGGTTGCGACATTGAAATTGTTGCGACCATCTCACCCCGTTATGATATTGAACGTTTCGGCATGAAACTTGTCGGAACGCCTCGTCACGCCGATGCACTCCTCGTCACGGGACCGGTGACGAAATACATGACCGATCGTCTGCGTCGTATCTACGCTCAAATTCCCGACCCGAAGGTTGTCATCGTTGTTGGAAACTGCGGCTGCTCCGGGGATGTCTTTTACAAATCCTACAATCTGGACGGCCCCGTGGACAACATCATCCCCGTCGATGTCTATGTCAACGGATGCCCACCACGACCGGAAGCGATCATCGAGGGTGTTGCAAAGGCCGTTCTCAAGCTGGAGAAGATACGGGAAACGCTTACGGTTCCGAAGGAGACTCCGGTCGTTTCCGCGGAACCGGAGGAGGAGTACATTCATGACGCGTAA
- a CDS encoding asparaginase, with product MRRVLVVLTGGTIAGAMRDGKDTAPDTGASERLERLLEEFFDDRGLQVATAVPWGVPGLDSSDLNPQHWIRLTRIIIEELQKGDLQGIIVLHGTDTMAFTAAWLSLVLEGIPLPVVLTGSQLTLDYTPEDVQVNLRGAAQVVCAGYPGVWVYFNWKLIPGKRAHKARAIHPDAFTAVNGLPVFFSPEWGREAPKILLPELHWRPPQHLQNLLRKKETAETISTLARQLRWYLCMPGCAPHFTGEEKALVLLGFGAGNAPSEILQALVSRFENEPMKPMVIACSQAEGDTKNPQAYKGVGIASLAKKGFFVWGQGDASLEFVHALLWYAFLAAPDSPASILGHYLKGYAPGNP from the coding sequence GTGCGGCGTGTGTTGGTGGTACTCACGGGAGGGACCATAGCCGGAGCGATGAGGGACGGCAAGGACACTGCGCCGGACACCGGAGCATCCGAAAGACTCGAGCGCCTTCTTGAAGAATTCTTCGACGACCGAGGCCTTCAGGTCGCCACTGCCGTTCCCTGGGGAGTTCCCGGACTGGACAGTTCCGATCTAAACCCGCAACACTGGATCCGGCTCACTCGAATCATCATCGAGGAGCTGCAGAAAGGCGATCTTCAGGGTATTATTGTCCTTCACGGAACGGATACCATGGCCTTTACCGCAGCGTGGCTCTCTCTTGTTCTCGAAGGAATTCCTCTTCCCGTGGTGCTTACAGGAAGTCAACTGACGCTGGATTACACACCCGAAGACGTGCAGGTGAACCTTCGAGGCGCCGCGCAGGTCGTCTGTGCCGGCTATCCCGGTGTGTGGGTCTACTTCAACTGGAAGCTGATCCCTGGAAAGCGGGCTCACAAAGCAAGGGCAATTCATCCCGACGCATTTACCGCGGTCAACGGATTGCCCGTCTTCTTCAGCCCCGAGTGGGGACGTGAAGCGCCGAAGATTCTTCTGCCGGAATTACACTGGCGCCCCCCCCAACATCTTCAAAATCTTTTAAGAAAAAAGGAAACGGCGGAGACCATTTCCACACTTGCGAGACAACTTCGTTGGTATCTGTGCATGCCGGGGTGTGCGCCGCATTTTACGGGGGAAGAAAAAGCTCTCGTCCTTCTGGGATTTGGCGCTGGAAACGCTCCCTCCGAGATTCTGCAAGCCCTTGTCTCACGTTTTGAGAATGAACCAATGAAACCCATGGTGATCGCTTGCAGCCAGGCCGAAGGAGACACGAAAAATCCCCAGGCCTATAAAGGCGTGGGGATCGCTTCTCTCGCCAAGAAAGGTTTTTTCGTGTGGGGTCAGGGCGACGCATCCCTGGAATTTGTTCACGCGCTTCTCTGGTATGCATTTCTCGCGGCTCCCGATTCTCCCGCTTCGATTCTCGGACACTACCTGAAGGGCTATGCTCCCGGAAATCCATAG
- a CDS encoding respiratory chain complex I subunit 1 family protein: MTLFLMKTVSGTALILLASVVALVFDGVDRIVHARMQNRLGPPVFQPFYDLLKLMGKENIVPRAALAWLFNGAPWVACVSAMMIFLYIPVGSLPPILGGEGDLVLILYLFALSAVAMVVGGFSSGSPYANVGAQREMVLMMSYEAPLATVICTLAWIAYRTGMPGEPFNLESFVGIPVWQMVGKTGFLGLLVLLGTLLAVVPAEVGKSPMDIPEAKTEILEGLIAEYSGRNLALLKMTFAVRTLAMCGVVVSLFFPWSLARFLGMSSIIAFAVDFLWFWMKVFLVQMVSVTLVRTSLGRLKIWQASKFYWVHVSGLALAGMLLVSLDTLV; the protein is encoded by the coding sequence ATGACCCTTTTCTTGATGAAAACCGTCTCGGGAACGGCGTTGATCCTTCTCGCCTCCGTGGTGGCACTGGTATTCGACGGTGTGGACAGAATCGTTCATGCCCGAATGCAGAATCGACTCGGACCACCTGTCTTTCAGCCTTTCTACGACCTGCTGAAACTCATGGGAAAAGAAAACATCGTTCCTCGAGCCGCATTGGCGTGGCTTTTCAACGGAGCTCCGTGGGTGGCCTGCGTGTCCGCCATGATGATTTTCCTTTATATCCCCGTAGGATCCCTTCCTCCCATTCTTGGAGGGGAGGGTGATCTTGTGTTGATTCTCTATCTGTTCGCCCTCTCCGCCGTCGCTATGGTGGTGGGCGGCTTCTCCAGCGGTTCTCCCTACGCGAACGTAGGTGCCCAGCGAGAAATGGTCCTCATGATGAGTTACGAGGCCCCTCTTGCAACGGTCATCTGTACTCTCGCTTGGATCGCCTACAGAACGGGCATGCCCGGCGAACCTTTCAATCTGGAATCTTTTGTGGGGATTCCCGTGTGGCAAATGGTGGGAAAAACCGGTTTCCTCGGCCTTCTTGTACTTCTGGGGACGCTTCTTGCCGTCGTGCCCGCAGAGGTGGGAAAATCACCCATGGATATTCCCGAGGCCAAAACGGAAATCCTGGAGGGGCTCATTGCGGAATATTCGGGGAGAAATCTCGCGCTGCTGAAGATGACCTTTGCTGTTCGGACGCTTGCCATGTGCGGTGTCGTGGTATCTCTCTTCTTCCCGTGGTCACTGGCCCGCTTTCTCGGCATGAGCAGCATAATCGCTTTTGCCGTGGACTTTCTCTGGTTCTGGATGAAGGTCTTTCTCGTGCAGATGGTAAGTGTTACGCTCGTGCGCACCTCGCTGGGACGTCTCAAGATCTGGCAAGCCTCCAAATTCTACTGGGTTCACGTTTCGGGCCTCGCGCTGGCAGGTATGCTTCTCGTCTCCCTGGACACTCTGGTGTGA
- a CDS encoding nickel-dependent hydrogenase large subunit: protein MAQGKTTYRVPIGPVHVGLKEPITAWLDVDGERIIQATIRPGAIHRGIEFMARDRNPIQVIYLAERVCGICSFSHITCFVRAVEDAAKIPVPRRAQYIRSLLLELERVHSHILWAGVACYTIGYDSAFHLGMQLREKVMDVLEALTGNRVNYGVGTVGGVRRDITPEVARAIRDMLDYYRSNIATFTDVVFDDPVALARMRHVGTLSLQEAMRYCALGPTARGSGLRIDLRWSAPYEAYGDLDVIPIVPQDYLGKSHGDVYDRFFVRATEIHQSLDLIERCLDGLPSGELMWEPKLPKLLNYLKQADGEGIGSIEAPRGDDTHVVRLTKGTETITWWKVRAPTYSNAISWPLMFREQELADAPLILNSVDPCISCMERVLVTDRAAEREEVLVKQELTERCREKTRRLMRQ, encoded by the coding sequence ATGGCACAAGGAAAGACGACCTATCGGGTTCCCATCGGCCCCGTGCATGTCGGACTCAAAGAACCCATCACGGCATGGCTTGATGTCGACGGAGAGCGCATCATCCAGGCAACAATCAGACCGGGTGCTATTCATCGCGGCATCGAATTCATGGCCCGGGATCGGAACCCGATTCAGGTGATCTATCTGGCGGAACGTGTGTGCGGCATTTGTTCATTTTCACACATCACCTGCTTCGTTCGCGCCGTGGAGGATGCGGCGAAGATCCCCGTACCTCGCCGTGCCCAGTACATCCGGTCTCTTCTTCTGGAGTTAGAACGGGTGCATTCCCACATCCTCTGGGCGGGAGTCGCCTGTTATACCATCGGGTACGATTCCGCCTTTCATTTGGGGATGCAGCTCCGGGAAAAGGTGATGGATGTCCTTGAAGCCTTGACCGGCAACCGCGTGAACTATGGTGTGGGAACAGTGGGTGGTGTGCGCCGCGATATCACACCCGAAGTGGCAAGAGCCATTCGGGACATGTTGGACTATTACCGGAGCAACATCGCCACTTTCACCGATGTTGTGTTCGACGACCCCGTGGCGCTTGCACGCATGCGCCATGTTGGGACTCTCTCTCTCCAGGAGGCGATGCGGTATTGCGCTCTGGGGCCGACGGCCCGAGGATCCGGGCTCAGGATTGATCTCCGCTGGTCCGCTCCCTACGAGGCCTACGGAGATTTGGACGTGATTCCCATCGTTCCCCAGGATTATCTCGGAAAGAGCCATGGGGATGTCTACGATCGCTTTTTTGTCCGCGCCACGGAGATTCACCAGTCTCTGGATCTTATCGAACGCTGCCTCGATGGTCTTCCATCCGGTGAACTTATGTGGGAACCAAAACTGCCGAAGCTACTGAACTATCTGAAGCAGGCCGATGGGGAAGGAATCGGGTCCATCGAGGCGCCTAGAGGAGACGACACGCATGTCGTACGCCTTACCAAAGGCACGGAAACGATCACGTGGTGGAAAGTGCGGGCTCCCACCTACTCAAATGCCATCTCCTGGCCCCTGATGTTCCGGGAACAGGAACTGGCTGATGCACCCCTGATTCTCAACAGTGTCGATCCCTGTATTTCCTGTATGGAGAGGGTTCTCGTCACCGACCGTGCCGCAGAACGCGAGGAAGTGTTGGTTAAACAGGAATTGACCGAACGCTGTCGGGAAAAGACGAGGAGGCTGATGCGGCAATGA
- the gltX gene encoding glutamate--tRNA ligase, with protein MTEHVRVRFAPSPTGALHIGGGHTALFNWLWARHTGGTFVLRIEDTDRQRSTVEYEKTIMSGMQWLGLDWDEGPDRGGDFGPYRQSERLEMYRTHAELLLSEGCAYRDGEAVIFRVPQGKTISFDDAVYGNITMQSETYKDIVLLKSDGFPTYNFAAVVDDYTMDITWVIRGEDHIMNTPKQILLYDAFGWRLPRFAHLPMILGTDKKKLSKRHGATSVYEYRDLGFLPDGVFNFLALLGWNPGDEREVFDRKEAVSLFELSRVTKKAAVFDMNKCHHINQEHLKRCSPETLFELVSPFWKELGLPVESHSRAFLEKALVLMGGRGQTTRELAEYSDYFLSFAPVISRYTASDLDPGKRALLDDFFRKLLVLDVWNVSSMEEMTRRWVEANGVKMKDVAMAFRWILTGRKVSPGIFEVAELLGRDEVAKRLAHYGFPGA; from the coding sequence ATGACAGAGCATGTACGCGTGCGATTCGCCCCTAGCCCTACGGGGGCGTTGCACATCGGAGGCGGTCATACCGCGTTGTTCAATTGGCTCTGGGCAAGACACACTGGAGGAACCTTTGTCCTTCGCATAGAGGACACGGACCGCCAGCGCTCGACCGTGGAATACGAAAAAACAATCATGTCCGGAATGCAATGGCTCGGCTTGGATTGGGATGAGGGCCCCGATCGCGGCGGTGATTTTGGCCCCTACCGCCAATCGGAACGGTTGGAAATGTATCGTACCCATGCGGAACTCCTTTTGAGCGAGGGGTGCGCCTACCGGGATGGAGAGGCCGTGATTTTCCGGGTTCCGCAAGGGAAAACCATTTCCTTTGACGATGCCGTGTATGGAAACATCACCATGCAGAGCGAGACCTACAAGGACATCGTTCTTTTGAAGAGCGACGGTTTTCCCACGTACAACTTTGCCGCCGTGGTGGACGACTACACCATGGATATTACATGGGTCATACGTGGTGAAGATCACATCATGAACACACCGAAACAGATTCTTCTGTACGATGCTTTTGGATGGCGCCTGCCCCGTTTTGCACACCTTCCCATGATCCTCGGCACGGACAAGAAGAAACTCTCCAAACGCCACGGAGCGACAAGCGTGTACGAATACCGTGATCTCGGCTTCCTTCCCGACGGAGTGTTCAACTTCCTGGCGCTTCTCGGGTGGAACCCCGGCGACGAGCGGGAAGTGTTCGATCGGAAAGAGGCAGTGTCCCTCTTCGAACTCTCCAGGGTAACGAAAAAAGCAGCAGTCTTCGACATGAACAAGTGCCACCACATCAATCAGGAGCATCTCAAGCGATGTTCTCCGGAGACGCTTTTCGAACTTGTCTCGCCTTTTTGGAAAGAACTCGGGCTTCCCGTGGAAAGCCATTCCCGCGCCTTTCTCGAGAAGGCCCTGGTCCTCATGGGCGGGCGCGGTCAAACCACGAGAGAACTTGCCGAATACAGCGATTACTTTCTTTCCTTCGCTCCGGTGATCTCCAGATATACCGCCTCCGATCTCGACCCCGGCAAGCGAGCGTTGCTCGACGATTTTTTCCGAAAACTCCTGGTCCTTGATGTGTGGAACGTTTCCTCCATGGAAGAAATGACGCGACGATGGGTCGAGGCGAATGGCGTCAAGATGAAAGACGTGGCAATGGCATTCCGTTGGATTCTGACGGGGCGAAAAGTCAGTCCGGGCATTTTCGAGGTGGCGGAGCTTTTGGGTAGGGACGAGGTCGCGAAACGCCTCGCACACTATGGATTTCCGGGAGCATAG
- the mbhE gene encoding hydrogen gas-evolving membrane-bound hydrogenase subunit E — MRYRIVFLVAVLVISGVLWGAMDAVHPFGEPNAPLMDDYFLGSAQSERAVNNVVTAIVFDYRGFDTLGEAAVLFTAVCSIAILFRGKGEH; from the coding sequence ATGAGATATCGCATCGTTTTTCTCGTAGCGGTGCTCGTCATTTCCGGAGTGCTGTGGGGTGCCATGGATGCCGTTCATCCCTTCGGAGAACCCAACGCTCCTCTCATGGACGACTATTTCCTCGGCTCGGCACAATCTGAGCGGGCAGTCAACAATGTAGTGACGGCCATCGTGTTTGACTACAGGGGATTCGACACTCTCGGAGAGGCGGCTGTCCTCTTCACGGCGGTCTGTTCCATCGCGATCCTGTTTCGGGGGAAAGGGGAACACTGA
- a CDS encoding proton-conducting transporter membrane subunit: MNWYDHLPALVLAVPLLGAFGAPVLGLSGRYARNAWFVLISACTAALALLLWQKASMNGVFVYVLGAESWKLALPSGMSLPIRIILEVDSFSALMAVIGSIASFAGTLFSLRFMERFSGLDKFVALYFLLTTGMLGMELTGDLFNFFVFLEIASVASFGLVAFWRDRPEAVEASFKYMLISTVGALFVLLAVGLFYGRYNAVNMAAVGQMLHLGLPEKAALALLVAALAMKCGSVPMHMWTPDAYAEAPAGVTCLLVAVSQASLYGLFRVCFSIYGMSIGSSVVPWTIIVLGLLSMFIGVTMAVIQKDVKRLMAYHSVSQVGYILLGLGVGLLALKDAKAMADYGFTAIQGGIFHLMNYTMYKGLLFLVAGALAYAAKSRNLNELGGLAHAMPHTTFMFIIAAAAIAGLPPFNGFVSKLLIYESTFAVHPFLPVVAMVTSVLTLASFVKVFQTAFLGPRRSRLAEVEEVPGTMLLGMFSLTLVVLGLSLFPTWSMAHIIEPAAKALVDQAGYIRAVMGGGL; encoded by the coding sequence ATGAACTGGTACGATCATCTCCCCGCTCTGGTGCTTGCCGTTCCCCTTCTGGGAGCCTTCGGCGCACCTGTTCTGGGACTGAGCGGTCGATACGCCCGCAACGCATGGTTTGTCCTCATCTCCGCCTGTACAGCGGCACTTGCGCTGCTGCTCTGGCAAAAAGCATCCATGAACGGCGTGTTTGTCTACGTTCTCGGAGCAGAGAGCTGGAAACTCGCTCTGCCATCGGGGATGAGCTTGCCGATCCGGATCATTCTGGAAGTAGATTCATTCAGTGCGCTCATGGCTGTTATCGGCAGCATCGCGTCTTTCGCGGGGACACTCTTTTCCCTTCGCTTCATGGAGCGTTTTTCTGGGCTGGACAAGTTCGTTGCCCTTTATTTTCTGCTTACAACAGGCATGTTGGGTATGGAACTCACGGGTGATCTTTTCAATTTCTTCGTCTTTCTCGAGATTGCCTCCGTTGCCTCGTTCGGTCTCGTGGCTTTCTGGAGGGACCGCCCGGAAGCGGTGGAGGCCAGCTTCAAGTACATGCTGATCTCCACGGTGGGAGCACTCTTCGTCCTTCTGGCTGTCGGGCTCTTCTACGGAAGATACAACGCGGTGAACATGGCCGCGGTAGGACAGATGCTCCATTTGGGACTCCCGGAAAAAGCTGCGCTGGCTCTTCTCGTGGCAGCGCTCGCCATGAAGTGCGGTTCCGTACCCATGCACATGTGGACCCCCGACGCCTACGCGGAAGCTCCGGCGGGTGTCACTTGCCTTCTCGTTGCCGTGAGCCAGGCATCGCTCTACGGCCTTTTCCGGGTTTGCTTTTCCATTTATGGCATGAGCATTGGCAGTAGCGTCGTTCCCTGGACCATCATCGTTCTGGGGCTTCTCTCCATGTTCATCGGCGTGACCATGGCGGTGATACAGAAGGATGTCAAGCGACTCATGGCATATCATTCCGTCTCCCAGGTCGGTTACATTCTGCTCGGATTGGGAGTGGGCCTGTTGGCCCTGAAAGATGCGAAAGCCATGGCGGACTACGGGTTCACCGCCATTCAAGGTGGAATCTTTCATCTCATGAACTACACCATGTACAAGGGACTCCTCTTCCTTGTGGCGGGCGCACTCGCTTATGCAGCCAAGAGCAGGAATCTCAACGAGCTGGGTGGACTCGCCCACGCCATGCCACATACCACGTTCATGTTCATCATCGCTGCCGCGGCCATTGCCGGTCTTCCTCCTTTCAACGGATTCGTATCCAAACTGCTCATCTACGAATCCACCTTCGCCGTGCACCCATTTCTTCCTGTAGTGGCCATGGTCACCTCCGTGCTGACCCTCGCGTCTTTCGTGAAGGTCTTTCAGACGGCGTTCCTGGGACCACGGAGAAGTCGGCTCGCCGAGGTGGAGGAAGTACCGGGTACAATGCTGCTCGGGATGTTCTCCCTGACGCTCGTCGTCCTCGGGCTCTCTCTTTTTCCGACCTGGTCCATGGCCCATATCATCGAGCCGGCAGCCAAAGCCCTCGTTGATCAAGCCGGCTACATTCGGGCAGTTATGGGGGGTGGTCTCTGA
- a CDS encoding NADH-quinone oxidoreductase subunit C: MTRKSWTSHSEESRSPEDVLGILKEKLQDRLEAFELRPKKEAGREEHPLIHDIWITVRKDAFLSLVDELFFFDFPHFHVLSTDDSGDHILFVYHFSLFRSAGRGKHLGVNVRVRIPKEDLTMPSLWERIPGVEYSEREAREILGVAFEGLPNQSPLLLPENWDTSIKPMRRDETGPREEHIRHLS, encoded by the coding sequence ATGACGCGTAAATCGTGGACTTCACACAGCGAAGAAAGTCGTTCCCCTGAAGATGTCCTGGGCATTCTCAAGGAAAAACTTCAGGATCGCCTCGAAGCGTTCGAACTACGGCCGAAAAAGGAAGCCGGAAGAGAAGAGCACCCTCTGATCCACGACATCTGGATCACGGTACGAAAGGATGCATTTTTGTCCCTTGTGGACGAACTGTTCTTTTTTGATTTTCCCCACTTTCACGTGCTTTCCACAGACGACTCGGGAGATCACATTCTTTTCGTCTACCATTTTTCCCTTTTCCGCAGTGCAGGGCGAGGGAAACACCTTGGAGTCAATGTACGCGTCCGCATTCCCAAAGAAGATCTCACCATGCCCTCACTCTGGGAACGAATTCCAGGAGTCGAATACAGCGAACGAGAGGCGAGGGAGATACTGGGTGTGGCGTTTGAGGGCCTTCCGAATCAATCGCCGCTTCTCCTTCCCGAGAACTGGGATACATCGATCAAGCCCATGCGGCGCGATGAGACCGGCCCCAGGGAAGAACACATCCGCCATCTGTCGTAG
- a CDS encoding MnhB domain-containing protein → MRPLSVIVRTVCNVFAWFMVVYGTYIIVHGHLSPGGGFQGGAVVATFIAFLLVAHGGGKVFGWVRKGVYTALEQTGLLLFIGAGFLGIGTTFFYNVLAKRGGLFGATVPLGPNAGVLNSSGTIALANIAVGLEVVGGLSLILLYMSKASLSSPKEETQGKEAGHDR, encoded by the coding sequence ATGCGCCCTCTTTCCGTCATCGTACGAACCGTCTGTAATGTCTTTGCGTGGTTCATGGTAGTGTACGGGACCTATATCATCGTCCACGGGCATCTTTCTCCCGGAGGCGGATTTCAAGGCGGTGCCGTCGTCGCTACCTTCATTGCGTTTCTTCTCGTCGCCCATGGCGGCGGCAAGGTCTTCGGATGGGTACGCAAGGGAGTGTACACCGCTCTGGAGCAAACCGGACTGCTGCTCTTCATCGGTGCGGGGTTTCTCGGAATCGGAACGACCTTCTTCTACAATGTCCTCGCAAAGCGGGGAGGGCTGTTTGGAGCGACGGTACCGCTCGGACCCAATGCGGGCGTTCTCAACAGTTCCGGAACGATTGCCCTGGCGAACATCGCAGTGGGGCTTGAGGTTGTGGGGGGACTCTCGCTCATCCTTCTCTACATGAGCAAGGCGTCGCTTTCTTCTCCGAAAGAAGAGACGCAGGGAAAGGAGGCCGGTCATGATCGGTAG
- a CDS encoding sodium:proton antiporter, translated as MIGSLPYLIVGLLFLFGLYAVVFERNLIKIAIGISVIEAATNMFLIVLGYRTGGRIPVFTLAGESKVLVLPTPQALTLTAIVIGMATTALMLSLIMVLYRHYGTLDVREIRRLRG; from the coding sequence ATGATCGGTAGCCTTCCCTATCTCATCGTGGGTCTCCTTTTTCTGTTCGGTCTTTATGCGGTGGTTTTCGAAAGAAATCTGATAAAAATCGCCATCGGTATCTCCGTGATCGAGGCAGCGACGAACATGTTTCTTATCGTTCTCGGCTATCGAACGGGCGGGCGGATTCCCGTCTTCACTCTTGCGGGAGAGAGCAAGGTTCTCGTACTCCCAACACCACAGGCGCTGACACTGACGGCTATCGTCATCGGCATGGCCACCACGGCGCTCATGCTGTCGCTCATCATGGTTCTCTATCGTCATTACGGAACACTCGACGTCAGGGAGATAAGGAGGCTGCGAGGATGA
- a CDS encoding 4Fe-4S binding protein — translation MLNRMMLQVLRQLSEPTFTNPFPFPHMPEHLGHALRAAAEGVVDIVPPVSVPPRFRGRIAYDRSACIGCRLCQKVCPANAITFLPEEKKVIFHVDRCCFCEQCTEICPVNCIWMTDECLNSTYDRIGEIVRDSGPRNPATQATTSEAEDEQPRSPYEVDSDACIGCTKCAKVCPTQAISGKIKEKHRIDEVKCVGCAACADACPKNAIHPK, via the coding sequence ATGTTGAATCGCATGATGCTCCAGGTTCTCCGACAACTGAGCGAACCGACCTTCACGAACCCCTTTCCCTTTCCGCACATGCCGGAGCATCTCGGCCATGCCCTGCGTGCGGCAGCAGAGGGGGTAGTGGACATTGTCCCTCCCGTGAGCGTCCCTCCGCGGTTTCGGGGGCGCATTGCCTATGACCGTTCCGCCTGCATCGGCTGTCGGCTTTGTCAGAAAGTTTGCCCTGCCAACGCCATCACGTTTCTGCCAGAGGAAAAGAAAGTGATCTTCCACGTCGATCGATGTTGTTTTTGCGAACAGTGCACGGAGATCTGTCCCGTCAACTGTATCTGGATGACTGATGAATGTCTCAACTCTACCTATGATCGCATCGGAGAGATCGTTCGCGATTCCGGCCCGAGAAATCCTGCCACGCAGGCAACCACTTCGGAGGCGGAGGACGAACAGCCCCGTTCTCCCTACGAGGTAGACTCGGATGCGTGCATTGGCTGCACGAAATGTGCAAAGGTCTGTCCTACTCAAGCCATCTCGGGAAAAATCAAGGAAAAGCACCGAATTGACGAGGTCAAATGCGTTGGTTGCGCCGCCTGCGCCGACGCCTGCCCTAAAAACGCCATTCACCCGAAGTGA